The candidate division WOR-3 bacterium genome includes a window with the following:
- the hypF gene encoding carbamoyltransferase HypF: MTPHRTLTALITITGQVQGIGFRPFVYRLAQKLSIKGSITNTKKGVKIVAQGKNLKKFIHLLCTEPPPLSRYHSFVVSYSKSNCYDKFTITQSDVKSKKSAVFVLPDLALCSDCQKELFAPDDRRFGYPFINCTHCGPRYTIIKALPYDRERTTMSKFNLCPDCFEEYHNPTNRRFHAEPLACPKCGPTLTLLDKQGKPLSQDPITAAAQALLKGKIVAIKGLGGFHLACDATSDRAVKLLRQRKERSGKPFAVMVENSSVARQFCRLNRSALNALNSAAAPIVLAPKLPNPRIPLSPFVAPNNPAFGVMVAYTPLHRLLFQALRQRSGKPAVLVMTSANQSDEPIVGTDEELKRKLGKVFDLAITHNREIANRCDDSVVLADQKKTVMVRRARGYAPQPITVDKMFHVKQETLAVGGDGRNTFCLARGGNLFLSPHIGDLDSIDSERFFSETLERLIEWTGIVPKRVICDLHPDYSSTRLAERLSKRWDGKIYRVQHHYAHILSVIAEHGLKPPVIGLACDGTGYGIDGAVWGCEIILVQPDLSWKRLAHLGYLRHNAGGGMLADPEKVAVAYCAQAGLSASEVRALGLKPSRGEPDFPFLTSSMGRLFDCVAAITGICRRATFEGEAAIALEKAALDAGRLKVKAPEFGLDLNPVPILRWVAEHTIRHTPAQQVALGFHTALVHGLGEALTKFARAYRINQVCLSGGSIQNRLIRNGIVKFLARQGVAVYHNEAVPLNDGGIALGQAIVPTN, from the coding sequence TTGACTCCACACCGCACATTAACCGCCCTTATAACTATCACGGGGCAGGTTCAGGGGATTGGGTTTCGCCCCTTTGTTTACCGCCTCGCCCAAAAACTAAGTATTAAGGGTTCCATTACCAACACCAAAAAGGGCGTAAAAATTGTCGCCCAGGGCAAAAACCTCAAAAAATTTATCCATCTGCTTTGCACCGAGCCACCTCCCCTGTCCCGGTATCATTCCTTTGTCGTATCTTACTCAAAGTCGAACTGTTATGATAAATTCACCATAACCCAAAGCGATGTAAAATCCAAAAAGAGCGCGGTCTTTGTGTTGCCCGACCTCGCCCTGTGCTCCGACTGCCAGAAGGAACTTTTCGCGCCGGATGACCGGCGTTTTGGTTACCCGTTCATAAACTGCACCCATTGCGGACCAAGATACACAATAATTAAAGCGCTCCCCTACGACCGGGAAAGGACAACGATGAGTAAGTTCAACCTGTGCCCGGACTGTTTTGAGGAGTACCACAACCCAACCAATCGCCGTTTTCACGCCGAGCCGCTCGCCTGTCCGAAATGCGGTCCCACTTTAACCCTGCTTGACAAACAGGGCAAACCGCTGTCTCAGGACCCGATAACGGCTGCCGCTCAGGCGCTCCTTAAAGGAAAAATTGTGGCGATAAAGGGCTTGGGCGGGTTTCACCTTGCCTGCGACGCAACTTCAGACCGCGCGGTGAAACTTCTGCGGCAGCGTAAGGAGCGTTCGGGCAAGCCGTTTGCCGTAATGGTTGAAAACAGTTCTGTTGCCCGACAGTTCTGCCGCCTGAACCGGTCCGCATTAAACGCCCTGAACTCCGCCGCAGCACCGATTGTTTTAGCGCCCAAACTGCCTAACCCCAGAATCCCGCTCTCCCCCTTTGTTGCGCCCAACAATCCGGCGTTCGGCGTGATGGTCGCCTATACCCCGCTCCACCGCCTGCTTTTTCAAGCCCTGCGCCAGCGGTCCGGAAAACCGGCGGTACTGGTTATGACGAGCGCCAACCAAAGCGATGAGCCAATTGTTGGCACTGATGAGGAGCTAAAGCGAAAACTGGGCAAGGTCTTTGACCTCGCCATCACCCACAATCGGGAAATTGCCAACCGCTGTGACGACTCGGTGGTGCTTGCCGACCAGAAAAAGACGGTAATGGTGCGCCGGGCGCGCGGCTATGCACCACAACCAATCACCGTCGATAAAATGTTTCACGTGAAACAGGAGACCCTTGCGGTGGGCGGTGATGGTCGCAACACCTTCTGTCTTGCCCGGGGCGGCAACCTCTTTTTGAGTCCGCATATCGGCGACCTCGACTCAATTGACAGCGAACGATTTTTCAGTGAGACGCTCGAGCGGCTGATTGAATGGACCGGGATTGTGCCTAAAAGGGTAATTTGTGACCTGCATCCTGACTACAGCTCAACCCGGCTCGCCGAACGGTTGAGTAAAAGGTGGGACGGGAAAATCTACCGGGTTCAACACCATTACGCCCACATCCTTTCGGTAATCGCCGAGCATGGCCTCAAGCCGCCGGTTATCGGCTTAGCCTGTGATGGCACCGGCTATGGAATTGACGGCGCAGTCTGGGGTTGTGAAATCATCCTTGTTCAGCCCGACCTTTCCTGGAAACGGCTGGCTCATCTCGGTTATCTCCGACACAATGCGGGTGGTGGTATGCTCGCTGACCCAGAAAAGGTGGCGGTTGCCTACTGTGCCCAAGCTGGTTTGTCAGCTTCTGAGGTCCGGGCGCTCGGTTTAAAGCCGAGCAGGGGAGAGCCAGATTTTCCTTTTTTAACCTCCAGTATGGGCAGGTTGTTTGACTGTGTAGCAGCAATTACCGGTATCTGTCGAAGGGCAACCTTTGAAGGTGAAGCCGCAATCGCCCTGGAAAAGGCGGCGCTTGATGCCGGCAGGCTCAAGGTTAAAGCGCCTGAGTTCGGGCTGGACCTCAATCCGGTGCCAATTTTGCGCTGGGTTGCTGAGCATACCATCAGACACACCCCGGCTCAACAGGTGGCGCTCGGTTTTCACACCGCCCTGGTCCACGGTTTGGGTGAAGCGCTGACCAAATTTGCGCGTGCTTACCGGATAAACCAGGTGTGCCTTTCCGGTGGGAGCATACAGAACCGGTTAATTCGTAATGGGATAGTAAAGTTCCTCGCACGCCAGGGGGTTGCGGTCTATCACAACGAGGCTGTCCCGCTTAATGATGGCGGGATTGCTTTGGGCCAGGCAATTGTGCCCACAAACTAA
- the dnaA gene encoding chromosomal replication initiator protein DnaA translates to MNSEQVWSEVLELLKLRVNQQAFQTWLAPTRLFNMVNGTVQVAVPNNFFADWLQHHYKTEITSALKAVTGRDLQVEFLVPVEGKKPVVTKPQPAVAVQTGTNTASQFRLRSRYTFDTFIVGESNRLAWAAARNVAQNLGKVFNPLFIYGGVGLGKTHLIQAIGNAALARHPGLRLCYTPAEVLFLELIQAIEKNTRLEFKEKYRGLDLLLLDDVHYLVGKESLQEEIFYTFNALQDAGSQVVFTSDRPPKDIPTLQERLISRLGSGLVVDIQPPELETRIAILLQKAKQENFDLSEDIACYIANRVRSNIRTLEASLVRLIAMHSLTGRPVTTELAEAALKDLIQHEDPLDPSRVITAVAEHFQVPVQELKGQSRTKRIALARQVAMYLMRSVLNLSLKDIGYHFGGKDHTTVMHATEKINELKARDPLFASQIERLSRHINNGS, encoded by the coding sequence ATGAATAGCGAGCAGGTATGGTCTGAGGTTTTGGAGCTGTTAAAGTTAAGGGTAAATCAGCAGGCTTTTCAAACCTGGCTTGCCCCAACCCGGTTGTTTAATATGGTAAACGGCACGGTTCAGGTTGCCGTTCCTAACAACTTTTTTGCCGACTGGCTACAGCACCATTACAAAACCGAAATCACGAGCGCGCTCAAGGCGGTGACCGGCAGAGATTTGCAGGTTGAGTTTTTGGTCCCGGTTGAGGGTAAAAAGCCGGTGGTCACTAAGCCCCAACCGGCTGTAGCGGTTCAAACCGGAACCAACACCGCTTCCCAGTTTCGGCTGCGCAGCCGCTACACCTTTGACACCTTCATTGTTGGTGAGAGTAATCGGCTTGCCTGGGCAGCAGCGCGCAATGTTGCCCAGAACCTGGGCAAGGTTTTCAACCCGCTTTTCATTTATGGTGGGGTGGGCTTGGGTAAAACCCACCTGATTCAGGCGATTGGCAATGCGGCGCTGGCACGCCATCCCGGGTTAAGGCTTTGTTACACCCCGGCTGAGGTGCTCTTTCTTGAGTTGATTCAGGCGATAGAGAAAAACACCCGGCTTGAGTTCAAAGAAAAGTATCGCGGTTTGGACCTATTGCTCCTTGATGATGTCCATTACCTGGTTGGTAAGGAAAGTTTGCAGGAGGAGATATTTTACACCTTTAACGCACTTCAAGATGCAGGAAGTCAGGTTGTTTTTACCAGTGACCGGCCGCCCAAAGACATACCAACGCTTCAGGAGCGGTTGATTTCCCGGCTGGGAAGCGGACTGGTTGTGGACATCCAGCCGCCCGAACTGGAAACCCGCATCGCTATTTTGCTCCAGAAAGCAAAGCAGGAAAATTTTGATTTGAGCGAAGATATCGCCTGTTACATTGCCAACCGGGTACGCTCTAACATCAGAACGCTTGAGGCTTCGCTGGTCCGGCTGATTGCGATGCACTCCCTGACCGGAAGGCCCGTAACTACCGAACTGGCAGAGGCGGCACTAAAAGACCTGATTCAGCACGAAGACCCACTGGACCCGAGCCGGGTTATCACCGCCGTTGCCGAGCATTTTCAGGTTCCGGTCCAGGAGTTAAAAGGGCAATCCCGTACAAAGAGGATTGCGCTGGCGCGCCAGGTTGCTATGTACCTGATGCGCAGTGTGTTAAACCTTTCCTTAAAGGATATTGGATACCATTTTGGAGGCAAGGACCACACCACAGTGATGCACGCCACAGAGAAAATAAACGAGTTAAAAGCCCGCGACCCCTTATTTGCCAGCCAGATTGAGCGCCTCTCCCGTCATATAAACAACGGTTCCTAA
- a CDS encoding V-type ATPase subunit — protein sequence MTSFRYIRWSESLGYGFAVGRVRALETVLLDRNQYERLLRATGVEGFITTLAETRYGQLLSSEVDVNKLFLTVHQENILFCQGYAKDAWLKALIQIPADIFNLKVMLKNRYLGKNTPSNELLSGGGWSVKELNMITSPEMPRLPVEKWDFVLAWRRAQEALRLAEEKQDPAVIDLVMDRLAQELALRWTEGKDFALGYYRLFADVTNLKTLIRVKVLNEGVDTFRTAFLPGGTIAFEQLQRIYELEPSALNELRIDQSFLTMLQIGVRVRDGNESVLPIEKKGRELLLDYINQARYVALGYEPLWRFYLLRENELTNLRQLYAAKIAGWDIKQCQEVVVYGY from the coding sequence GTGACATCGTTTCGATATATCCGCTGGAGCGAAAGCCTTGGTTATGGATTCGCTGTTGGTCGAGTTCGTGCCTTAGAAACAGTGCTTCTGGACCGCAATCAGTACGAACGGCTGTTACGAGCAACCGGAGTCGAAGGTTTTATCACCACCCTTGCCGAAACACGGTACGGACAATTGCTGTCTTCTGAAGTAGATGTCAATAAGCTTTTTTTAACAGTCCACCAGGAAAACATCCTTTTCTGCCAGGGATATGCAAAGGATGCCTGGTTAAAGGCACTGATTCAAATACCGGCGGACATATTCAATTTGAAGGTGATGCTAAAGAACCGTTATCTGGGAAAGAACACCCCGTCAAATGAGTTGTTAAGCGGTGGGGGTTGGAGCGTAAAAGAGCTCAATATGATAACTTCCCCCGAAATGCCGCGTTTGCCGGTTGAAAAATGGGATTTTGTTCTGGCATGGCGCCGCGCCCAGGAGGCGTTGCGGCTTGCCGAAGAAAAACAGGACCCGGCAGTGATTGACCTCGTGATGGACCGGCTGGCACAGGAACTGGCTTTGCGCTGGACAGAAGGAAAAGATTTTGCCCTTGGCTATTACCGGCTTTTTGCCGATGTAACAAATCTCAAGACCTTAATCCGGGTAAAGGTATTAAACGAAGGTGTTGACACTTTTCGGACCGCTTTTTTGCCTGGTGGCACAATCGCCTTTGAGCAGTTGCAACGGATTTACGAGTTAGAACCAAGCGCCCTTAATGAACTGCGCATTGACCAGTCGTTTTTAACAATGTTGCAAATCGGCGTTCGGGTACGGGATGGTAATGAAAGCGTCTTGCCCATTGAGAAAAAGGGCCGCGAGTTGCTGCTTGACTACATCAATCAAGCCCGCTATGTTGCCCTTGGTTATGAACCACTGTGGCGTTTTTACCTGTTGCGGGAAAACGAGCTAACCAATCTACGGCAGCTTTACGCCGCCAAGATTGCCGGCTGGGATATAAAACAGTGTCAAGAGGTTGTTGTCTATGGGTACTGA
- a CDS encoding V-type ATP synthase subunit A produces the protein MSETTGTIVRVSGPLVVARGMTGSKMYDVVRVSEKRLLGEIIQLRGDEAAIQVYEETAGIGPGEPVYPTYEPLSVELGPGLLETIYDGVQRPLNLIQEKAGYFITRGIEVPALSRERKWHFVPTCKKGEKVGPGDVIGEVAETVLVKHRILVPPGVQGTVREISEGDFCVTDTVAVLETEAGEHRLTMLQRWPVRLPRPVRRRLAPDEPLLTGQRIIDTFFPIAKGGTACVPGPFGSGKTVIQHQFAKWSDAEIVIFVGCGERGNEMTDVLLEFPELKDPKSGEPLMKRTVLIANTSNMPVAAREASVYTAITIGEYFRDMGYSVALQADSTSRWAEAMREISGRLEEMPGEEGYPAYLATRIAEFYERAGRVTCLGKYQGKEMEGALTVIGSVSPPGGDLNDPVVQATLRVVKVFWSLEDKLAFQRHFPAISWLRSYSLYTDAIADAMAKRAEPEFNENVRRALALLQKEAELEEIVRLVGKDTLSAEDRLILEIARSLREDFLHQNAFHDTDTYTSLKKQAAMLKVIMRFYELAQQALNRGAEISQIEKLAVRERIARMKFVTEAEFDATVQNIQRQMEAEINGLTRKV, from the coding sequence ATGAGTGAGACTACCGGAACAATCGTTCGAGTGTCAGGACCGCTCGTGGTTGCGCGCGGTATGACCGGTTCCAAGATGTACGATGTGGTACGTGTTTCGGAAAAGCGGTTGCTGGGCGAAATCATTCAGCTGCGCGGTGACGAAGCGGCGATTCAGGTTTATGAGGAAACCGCGGGCATCGGTCCGGGCGAACCGGTATATCCAACCTACGAGCCACTCTCGGTGGAACTGGGTCCCGGGCTTCTCGAAACGATTTATGACGGGGTGCAAAGGCCATTAAACCTGATTCAAGAGAAGGCGGGCTACTTTATTACCCGCGGCATTGAGGTCCCGGCTTTGTCCCGGGAACGGAAATGGCATTTTGTTCCTACCTGTAAGAAGGGTGAAAAGGTTGGACCGGGTGATGTTATCGGCGAAGTAGCCGAGACCGTATTAGTTAAGCATCGGATACTGGTGCCGCCCGGTGTTCAGGGGACAGTACGGGAAATTAGCGAAGGAGATTTTTGTGTTACCGATACGGTGGCGGTACTGGAAACCGAAGCCGGGGAACACCGTTTGACAATGTTACAGCGCTGGCCGGTGCGGCTGCCCCGACCGGTGCGGCGGCGCCTGGCACCGGATGAACCGCTCCTTACCGGGCAAAGGATTATCGACACCTTTTTCCCGATTGCCAAAGGGGGTACCGCTTGCGTACCAGGACCGTTTGGGTCGGGGAAAACGGTCATCCAGCACCAGTTTGCCAAGTGGTCCGACGCCGAAATTGTTATATTTGTCGGCTGTGGAGAACGGGGTAATGAGATGACCGATGTCCTTCTGGAGTTTCCGGAACTGAAAGACCCCAAGAGCGGTGAGCCGTTGATGAAACGGACGGTGCTGATTGCCAACACTTCAAATATGCCGGTGGCGGCGCGGGAGGCTTCGGTTTACACCGCCATCACCATCGGTGAATACTTTCGTGATATGGGGTATTCGGTTGCACTCCAGGCCGATTCAACCTCACGCTGGGCCGAGGCGATGCGGGAGATTTCTGGACGGCTTGAGGAGATGCCGGGTGAAGAAGGGTATCCGGCGTACCTTGCCACCCGGATTGCGGAGTTTTACGAACGCGCCGGCCGGGTAACCTGTCTTGGTAAATACCAAGGGAAAGAGATGGAAGGCGCTTTGACCGTGATTGGTTCGGTTTCACCGCCCGGGGGCGACCTTAACGACCCGGTGGTACAGGCGACATTGCGGGTTGTCAAGGTGTTCTGGTCGCTTGAGGACAAACTGGCATTCCAGCGGCACTTTCCCGCCATCTCCTGGCTCCGTTCCTATTCGCTCTACACCGATGCGATTGCTGATGCGATGGCAAAACGAGCCGAGCCGGAGTTTAACGAAAACGTCCGGCGTGCCCTTGCCCTGCTTCAGAAGGAGGCAGAACTGGAGGAGATTGTCCGTCTGGTGGGGAAGGACACCCTTTCCGCTGAAGACCGGCTCATCTTAGAGATCGCCCGTTCCCTGCGCGAAGACTTTCTCCATCAGAACGCCTTCCACGACACCGATACTTACACCTCGCTTAAAAAGCAGGCGGCGATGCTAAAGGTGATAATGAGATTTTATGAACTGGCACAGCAGGCTTTGAACCGTGGCGCAGAGATAAGCCAGATTGAAAAACTTGCGGTACGGGAGCGTATCGCCCGAATGAAGTTTGTCACTGAAGCGGAGTTTGATGCCACGGTTCAAAACATTCAACGGCAGATGGAGGCGGAAATAAACGGATTAACCAGAAAAGTATGA
- a CDS encoding V-type ATP synthase subunit B codes for MIKEYQTVHSIAGPLMVVEGVAGVKYAELVEISLPNGEKRRGQVLEADRDRALIQVFEGTSGIDVPRAKVRFLARGIELALSEEMLGRVFSGLGEPRDGGPKVIPEKRADINGAPINPYSREYPNEFIQTGISAIDGLNTLVRGQKLPIFSGTGLPHNRLAAQIARQARVLGSEESFAVVFAAMGITFEEADFFIQSFTASGAIERTVLFLNLANEPAIERIATPRTALTAAEYLAFDLGMHVLVILTDMTNYCEALREISAARKEIPGRRGYPGYLYTDLASIYERCGRIKGREGSITMMPILTMPEDDKTHPIPDLTGYITEGQIILSRALHHKGIAPPIDVLPSLSRLKDKGIGAGKTREDHADLFNQLYACYARGKEAEELQVILGEAALSEADRVYLKFAQVFEERYIAQGEYENRTIEQTLDLGWELLAMFPRAELKRVREAYLDKYFHPKNQ; via the coding sequence ATGATAAAAGAGTATCAAACTGTTCACTCAATTGCCGGTCCCCTGATGGTTGTTGAAGGGGTTGCCGGGGTCAAGTATGCGGAACTGGTTGAAATCAGCCTGCCCAATGGGGAAAAGCGTCGGGGTCAGGTTCTGGAAGCAGACCGGGACCGGGCATTGATTCAGGTTTTTGAGGGCACAAGCGGCATTGATGTGCCGCGGGCAAAGGTGCGGTTTCTTGCCCGCGGGATTGAACTGGCGCTTTCTGAAGAGATGCTGGGCAGGGTTTTCAGCGGTTTAGGTGAGCCGCGTGATGGCGGACCAAAGGTCATACCCGAAAAGCGTGCCGATATCAATGGCGCACCGATCAACCCCTACTCCCGCGAGTATCCCAACGAGTTTATTCAAACTGGAATTTCGGCGATTGACGGTTTGAATACCCTGGTGCGGGGTCAAAAACTCCCGATATTTTCTGGTACCGGCTTGCCCCACAACCGGCTTGCTGCTCAGATTGCCCGACAGGCACGGGTGCTTGGTAGCGAGGAGTCGTTCGCGGTGGTGTTTGCCGCGATGGGAATAACTTTTGAAGAAGCCGATTTCTTTATTCAAAGTTTCACCGCATCCGGCGCCATTGAACGCACAGTACTCTTTCTCAACCTGGCAAATGAGCCGGCAATCGAGCGTATTGCAACCCCGCGCACCGCACTGACCGCGGCTGAATATCTGGCGTTTGACCTCGGGATGCATGTTCTCGTGATTCTAACCGATATGACCAACTACTGTGAGGCGTTGCGTGAGATATCAGCGGCGCGCAAAGAGATTCCCGGGCGCAGGGGTTATCCCGGTTATCTCTACACCGACCTGGCATCTATCTATGAGCGGTGCGGCCGGATTAAGGGTCGTGAAGGTTCGATTACGATGATGCCGATTTTGACCATGCCGGAAGATGACAAGACCCATCCGATTCCCGACCTCACCGGTTACATCACTGAAGGGCAGATAATTTTATCACGGGCTTTGCACCACAAAGGCATCGCACCACCTATCGATGTTCTGCCCTCGCTGTCTCGTTTAAAGGACAAGGGTATCGGCGCCGGTAAAACCCGGGAGGACCATGCCGACCTTTTTAACCAGCTCTATGCGTGCTATGCGCGGGGCAAAGAGGCAGAGGAGTTGCAGGTGATTTTAGGAGAGGCAGCGCTTTCTGAGGCGGACCGGGTATATCTTAAATTTGCCCAGGTTTTTGAGGAGCGGTACATTGCCCAGGGCGAATATGAAAACCGGACGATTGAGCAGACGCTTGATTTGGGCTGGGAACTGTTGGCGATGTTTCCACGCGCCGAATTGAAACGGGTGCGCGAAGCGTACCTCGATAAATACTTTCACCCCAAGAACCAGTAA